A genomic region of Eucalyptus grandis isolate ANBG69807.140 chromosome 5, ASM1654582v1, whole genome shotgun sequence contains the following coding sequences:
- the LOC104445555 gene encoding sugar carrier protein C: MPAAGLVSNGGKEYPGELTPYVLVTCIVGAMGGLIFGYDIGISGGVTSMPPFLKKFFPSVYETQQGEKVTNQYCQYNSETLTLFTSSLYVAALLSSLVASTVTRKFGRKMSMFLGGILFCVGALLNGFANAVWMLIVGRILLGFGIGFANQAVPLYLSEMAPYKYRGALNIGFQLSITVGILVANILNYFFAKIKGGWGWRLSLGGAVVPALIVTIGSLVLPDTPNSMIERGDQEKAKAELRRIRGVENVDEELNDLIAASVQSKRVEHPWMNLLQRKYRPQLTMSILIPFFQQLTGINVIMFYAPVLFSTLGFESDASLMSAVITGLVNVAATWVSIYTVDKLGRRILFLEGGIQMLICQIIITAAIGAKFGVNGTPGELPKWYAGVVVAFICIYVSGFAWSWGPLGWLVPSEIFPLEIRSAAQSINVSVNMIFTFLIAQVFLNMLCHMKFGLFLFFAFFVLVASIFIYFFLPETKGIPIEEMGTVWKKHWYWARFVGEDDSPSGGIELGGDGQNPKRV, translated from the exons ATGCCTGCGGCAGGATTGGTCTCCAATGGCGGCAAGGAGTACCCGGGGGAACTCACGCCGTACGTGTTGGTGACATGCATAGTCGGGGCCATGGGTGGTCTGATCTTCGGCTACGACATCGGAATCTCTG GTGGGGTTACGTCGATGCCGCCGTTCTTGAAGAAATTTTTCCCATCGGTGTACGAGACACAACAAGGGGAGAAGGTCACGAACCAGTACTGCCAGTACAACAGCGAGACCTTGACCCTGTTCACCTCGTCGCTCTACGTGGCGGCTCTCTTGTCGTCGCTGGTTGCTTCGACCGTGACGAGGAAGTTTGGGAGGAAGATGTCCATGTTCTTGGGCGGTATTCTCTTCTGCGTCGGCGCTCTCCTCAATGGGTTCGCCAATGCCGTGTGGATGCTCATCGTTGGGCGCATCCTCCTCGGTTTCGGTATCGGATTCGCCAATCAG GCTGTGCCACTCTACCTCTCTGAGATGGCCCCTTACAAGTACAGAGGTGCTCTCAACATCGGCTTCCAATTGTCCATCACGGTCGGAATCCTGGTGGCCAACATCCTCAACTACTTCTTCGCGAAGATCAAGGGCGGTTGGGGATGGCGGCTGAGCCTCGGCGGAGCAGTGGTCCCTGCCCTCATTGTTACCATCGGGTCCCTTGTGCTCCCTGATACCCCAAACTCGATGATCGAGCGGGGCGACCAGGAAAAGGCCAAGGCGGAGCTGAGGCGGATCCGCGGCGTTGAGAACGTCGATGAGGAGTTAAACGACCTGATAGCAGCGAGCGTGCAATCGAAGCGGGTGGAGCACCCTTGGATGAATCTCTTGCAGAGGAAGTACAGGCCTCAGCTCACCATGTCAATACTGATTCCCTTCTTCCAGCAGTTAACCGGGATCAATGTCATCATGTTCTATGCCCCTGTCCTGTTCAGCACCCTGGGGTTCGAGAGCGACGCCTCCCTCATGTCCGCCGTGATCACCGGGCTCGTAAATGTCGCCGCCACGTGGGTCTCGATCTACACCGTTGATAAATTGGGCAGGAGAATCCTTTTCCTAGAGGGTGGAATTCAAATGCTGATCTGCCAG ATTATCATTACAGCTGCAATTGGTGCGAAATTTGGAGTGAATGGGACTCCGGGCGAGTTGCCCAAGTGGTATGCGGGCGTTGTGGTGGCCTTCATCTGCATCTACGTCTCCGGGTTCGCTTGGTCGTGGGGGCCGCTCGGGTGGCTCGTGCCGAGTGAGATCTTTCCCTTGGAGATCCGGTCGGCCGCCCAGAGCATAAACGTCTCGGTCAACATGATCTTCACGTTCCTCATTGCTCAGGTCTTCCTCAACATGCTCTGCCACATGAAATTCGGGCTGTTCTTGTTCTTCGCCTTCTTTGTGCTTGTCGCATCCATATTCATCTACTTCTTCTTGCCCGAGACGAAGGGCATTCCGATCGAAGAGATGGGCACGGTGTGGAAGAAGCACTGGTACTGGGCTAGATTCGTTGGCGAAGACGACTCTCCCAGTGGAGGGATCGAGCTGGGTGGTGACGGACAGAACCCGAAACGGGTTTGA